The DNA sequence GAAATCTTTCAGGCCCTTTCCATGGGAGCCCTTCCGGAAGAATGGTCGGAGCTTTCCAAGCATGCTCGATTGCGCACCTTTTTCCTCGGGCCCAAAAGCCGCAAGGCGGCCAACTCGGGTCTAGCGGACTATATTCCCCTTTACTTCAGTCAGGTCCCCAAACTGTTTAGGGAAGAGACCGCTCTGGGGCGGGACGTAAGCCTCGTGCAGGTGTCGCCTCCCGACGATCACGGCTTCTGTTCCTTAGGCATCGGTGTGGACATCGCCAAGATTGCCGTCGAACACTCCCATGTGGTCATCGGCCAGGTGAACCCGCGCATGCCTCGAACCCTCGGGGACAGCTTTGTGCATGTAAGTCGCATTCATCACTTCGTGGAATATGAGGAACCTCTTCTGGAGATGAGCTACGGGGAAAAGAGCGCCATGGAGGAACGCATGGCCCGTTATGTCTCCAGCCTGATCGAAGACGGGGCCACTCTGCAAGTGGGCTTGGGACGCATCACCAACGCAGTGCTTCGGCTTCTTGCGGACAAAAACGACTTGGGCGTGCATTCGGAAATGATCACCGACGCCCATTTGGAGCTTATCCACCAAGGCATCATCACGGGGCGCCGAAAAACTCTTCACCGAGGCAAGGTGATTACCAGTTTCTGTGTGGGTTCGCGCCAGCTCTATGATTTCGTCCACAATAACCCTCAGGTGGAATTCCATCCCATCGACTATGTCAACGACAGCCGCGTAATCAGCCAAAATGAACGCATGACGGCCATCAACTCCGCACTGGAAATCGATCTCACCGGGCAAGTTTGCGCCGACTCTATTGGTCAAAGGATCTACAGCGGCATTGGAGGCTACGTGGATTTCATGCTGGGAGCATCCAGCGCGCCCCACGGAAAAACCATCATTGTTTTGCCTTCCACCAGCCCCGACGGCAAAAAATCACGCATTGTCAGTCGCTTAACCGATGGTGCCGGTGTGGTCATTTCCCGCAGCGTCGTTCAATACGTGGTCACCGAATTCGGCATCGCCTCTCTTCATGGGAAGACCATTCGCGAAAGAGCCTTGGCCTTAATCAATATCGCCCATCCCAAATTCCGAGAGAGGCTTTTAGAAGAAGCCAAGCAACTTCGCTACGTGTATCAGGATCAGATTCTGCCACCCGTCTTTGAGCCTCTCTATCCCGGGCAGTGGGAGACACACCAAATTTTTCCAGAAAACGAAAAGGTCTTTTTCCGACCCATCAAGCCCACCGATGAACGGGCTCTTCAAGAATTTTTCTACTCCCTTCCAGACCAGGATATCTATTACCGGTTTCTTTCGGCTATGCGCGTCTTTCCTCACCGGGACACGCAGGCCATGTGTAACATCGATTACGAACAAGAAATGGCCATCGTGGGGGTCATCGGAGAAATCGGTGCCGAGACAATCATCGCTTTGGGCCGTTATATCCTCGACCAAAAGACCAATATGGCTGAAGTGGACTTTGCCGTGCGCGCGGAATGGCAGCGCAAAGGTATCGGCACCTTTCTGCTTCACTATCTGAGCGAAATAGCCAAAGCCAAAGGCATTAAGGGTTTTACGGCCTACGTGTTGGCGTCCAACAGAAAGATGCTCTCGGTTTTTCATAAAGTCGGCTATGTGGTGCATAGCTCTTTGGAAGACGGCATCTATGAAATTTCTTTTCGCTTTGATGAGCCGTCCCAAGTCTGTTTGACGGAAAGTCAAGAATCTCCATCGGAGGAATCCAGAGATCCATGAGTGGGTTGCATGTCGCCTCGGGATTATCCACACTACCGCCCCCGAAGCTATCCACGCCCTGGAAAGGACCCGTGGACCCTCGACACCTGGCCTTTGATATTGACGGCGTCGTGGCGGATACCATGAAAGTCTTTGTGGACTTGGCTCGGGAGCGTTTCGGACTGTCCCATCTCACCAAAGAACATCTTACGTGCTACGATCTGCGCCGCTGTGTGCCGGCGCCTCCCCACGTCATTGACGAACTCATCTGCCTGACATTGGATGACGAACACACGGCCAAGATTCCCGCCATGGAGGGTGCTGCTGAAGTGCTGGAACACCTGGCGCAGTGGGGACCCTTGCGGTTCGTAACGGCCCGCGTGTGGCCTGAGTCCATTGAACGTTGGTTGCACGCTCTGCTTCCGCGCATCGATTGCCGCGCTATCACCGTGATCGCCACGGGAAATCCCGAACGCAAACACGCCATTCTGCATGAACTCAAGGTGCACTATTTCGTCGAAGACCGCCTGGAAACCTGCCATCTTCTGGCGCAAAACGGCATTCAGCCCATCCTGTTTGATCAGCCGTGGAACCGCACGCCGGCTCCTTTTCCCAGGGTCTTCACCTGGAAGGATCTAAGCCTCCTTCTTAACCTCAAGCCCCATGAACCTTAAGCCTTTGACGCATCCCATGCACGCCTGCTTGAAGGGTGAATGCCATGCTCAACCGCATCCCTCGCCAGCCCTCTTTTCAGATCAAGGCAGACCGCGACGGTTTTGTGCTGCTCGTCCCTGCCCACGTTTCCCTAGAGCATTTGCTCGCCGAATTGCGAAAAAAGGTGATAGAATCCCGAGGTTTTTTTCAAAAAGCTCGCATGATTTTAGACTTGCGGGAGCGGGATTTTCATGTGGACGAAGTGCAGGTCATTCGAACCCTGTTGGAAGATGTGGGCGGCATTCAGCTTCATGAAATCCGCCTTGGCAAGAACCTGCAATCGTTTCTCATGTGGGCATCGGGACTGCTGGGTATACCCATCAAGATCATGGAAGGCCATGGAGGAAACGCAGAGCGTTTTCGCGAAAAGGGAGTAAAGGTGCGGGAGGAGACTGACGCTGGGGACGCTCCTCTGGTGGTGCGTCAGACATGTCGGTCGGGTACGCGCATCGAATCGCCTGCCGAACTGATCATCCTGGGCGATGTCAACCCAGGGGCCGAAATTTTAGCAGCCCGAGACATCATTGTATTTGGGACATTGCGGGGCATTGCCCATGCCGGAATTTACGGGGATCGATCCGCCAAGATCTGGGGGCTTCACATTGAACCTCAGCAGTTGCGTATCGCCGATGTCGTGGCGGTCCCTCCTCGAGAACGCACCATGAAGCCCAAGCGCTACGAAGTGGCGGAAATTCAGGGTGATCGCATTCAGGTGACCCGTTTTTAGCATCATCAAAAGCACGGTCAAGGAAGGACAAACCATGGCAGCACAAACACTGGTTGTCACATCGGGGAAAGGAGGCGTCGGCAAGACCACGACCGTCGCCAATCTGGGGACGGCCCTGGCCAAAAAGGGCTACAAGGTGGTGCTCATCGATGCGGACATCGGTCTGCGCAATCTGGACGTGGTCATGGGGTTGGAAAACCGCATCGTCTACAACCTCGTGGACATTGTGGAAGGCAAATGCCGCATCGAACAGGCCATGATTCGAGACCGCAAACTAAAAACGCTTCACATCATTCCCGCGGCGCAGACTCGGGATAAAGACGCCGTCTCTCCGGAGCAGATGAAAGCCCTGTGTGAGCAGTTGGCCGCGGAAAATGACTACGTCATCATCGACAGTCCGGCGGGAATCGAACGCGGTTTCAAAAACGCGATGGCCGGCGCGCAAAAGGCCCTGGTGGTGACCACGCCCGAAGTGTCCGCCATTCGTGATGCCGACCGAGTCATTGGACTACTGGAAGCCCACCTGCTAAAGGATATTCACTTGATCATCAATCGCCTGAACGTCAAGATGGTCAAAAAGGGAGACATGATGTCCACAGCGGATATCGTCTCCTTGCTTTCCATTCCGCTCATCGGCGTCGTTCCCGAAAGCAGTGAAGTGGTCGTTTCCACCAACAGGGGTGTGCCGCTGGTTCATGAACGAGGCAGCCGAGTCGGGCAGGCTTTTGAAAAGATTGCGGCACGGCTCAACGGCGAAAACATTCCCCTCGATGACGAAGAGGAGAACGGGTTTTTGAGCCGATTTAAGCGGATTTTCGGCGGCTGAAAGGAGTTGTCGTCATGCTTAAAACGATCCAGAATTTCTTCCGGCAAAGAAGCAGTGCCGATACGGCCAAGCAACGTCTGGGTGTGGTCCTTATGCACGACAGGCTCGACATTTCCCCTCAACTTATGGAAGCCATAAAAAACGACATCATCGATGTCCTGTCACGCTACATGGAAATCGATCGCGGAACCATCAAGGTGGATTTTGAAAAAGGCAAGGACTATACGGCGCTCATTTCCAACGTGCACATCAAGCGGGTCTACCGCAATGCGGCCGCCATGTGATGCGCAAGGTTCAGTGAACGTCGTGGCACTGCTCTTCAACAAGGTTTTACACGGTAAGGACGAAAAGTCATGCCTTTGCTGGTGCTCTTAGCAGCGACATTGCGACGCGCTGTCCCCGACTACGACCCCATGACGGGTCTGACCATGACCGTGCCAGCAGGAACCACCGTAAAAGAGTTAGCAGAAATGCTGCATTTACCCTTGGAAGATGTCAAGTTGATTATGGTCAATGGCGTCGCCTCTTCGTGGAATACAGCCCTTCAGGGGAACGAGCGGGTCGCTTTTTTCCCGCCGGTGGGAGGTGGCTGAAGGTCGGAAAGTCCCAAACTTTTCAGCCATGCGCGGGCTTCCTTTTCCAGCAGTGTATAGAACCGCTCACTTCCGCCAAGCCCTTTTCGGCCAAAGTAGTAATTGATCTCTAGGAACAGAGGGTTTTTTTGTTGGTGAAGGCTTCTGTCACGAAACAAAAGATCCATACCGGCTAGATTGATTCCCGTGCGCTGACACAAAGCGCGCACCCATGCGCGGCCTTCCGCCTGCAAATCCGGATCGCTTTCTCGGTCAATGACGGCCCCGTGGGAAGTGTTGTGTAAGAAATTGGTCGGGTCCCTCTGAACCCTCCAGTAACTCTTCACCGTGCGTCCGATCACGACCACCCGCAGATCTCGGCCGTCGTTCTTCACAAACTCCTGGACCACAAAACCACCAAACCCGCTGCGCTCCATGCCCTCAAAGATCTTCAACGGCTCCATCGCTTCCTCGGCACTTTCGACCTTGAACACCAAGGATCCTTCACCACCATGCGCGCTCTTGAGAACCACAGGATAGCGAAGGTCGTTCCAAAATGACGGCGGGCAAAACTTGACGGAGTGAAAAAGATGACTCTTTGGATGAGGAAACCCCAGAATGCGAAAGAGGCGAATATCCCCGATTTTCCCGGGATACAAGAACCTCATGCGATAATCCGGAAACACATGACGGCAGTACCTCACAGCCATGCGGTAGAGGGATTCCGAACATCCCTGCGGCAGAATGATGGCGGCGGCACGCTGCATCCATCGCCGGTCATTCTCATCAGGTTCACGTCCGGCGCACAATCGGTTCACATCCCCCGGGATCACCGGATGATAGGAAAGAACCATGCCTGTGGCCTTTTCACACATCCCGGCCCTCCTTTTTGGCCCGGCCCAGGTGGCGCCGAAGCGCTTCCGCGGTCAGGGAATCATGGGCGGCCTGCAGCATTTCATCGGGCGTTCCGCTGAACACCACGCGCCCTCCGCGGTCTCCGCTGCCCGGCCCCAGATCCACCACATAATCGCATGCCGCCACCACATCCATATTGTGTTCGATGACGATGACGGTGTGCCCCTGCACGGTGAGGGCTCGAAGGACTTTCAGAAGCTTTCCTATATCGGCTCGATGCAAGCCGGTGGTGGGCTCATCCAACAGATAGAGCGTGTGGTTTCGATGATTGGTCAATTCCGCCGCCAGCTTGATGCGCTGGGCTTCCCCTCCGGAAAGGGTCGGACTGGGCTGCCCCAAGGTCAGATAGCCCAGGCCCAGTTCATCCAACACGACCAACGGTCGCACAATGGAGGGCACTGAAGAAAAGAAATGACGGGCCTCGGCGATGGTCATGTGCAGCACATCGGCAATGGAGGCTCCGTGATACGCTATGCCCAACGTCTCTCGATTGAAGCGCTTTCCACCGCAAGCCTCACAGGGCACGGTCACGTCCGGAAGAAAGCTCATGGCCACGCGAATGCGCCCCTGCCCCTGGCAGACTTCGCAGCGCCCTCCTTTGACATTGAACGAAAAACGCCCCGGTCGAAACCCTCGAGCCCGGCTTTCCGGCACAGCGGCAAAGAGCTTGCGAATCTCGTCCCATATGCCCACATAGGTGGCGGGCGTGGATCGTGGCGTTCTGCCTATGGGCGTGTGGTCCACTTCCACGAGGCGGCGAATCGGAGCAAAACCTTCCAGATCGTCCAAAGGCACTGTGGCGTCCAGGTGCCCCCTGTGGCGCACAGATTGGAGTGCTTCTTTCAGCACATCGTAGACCAGGGAGCTTTTTCCTGAGCCCGAAACGCCGGTCACACACACAAAGGTTCCCAAGGGAATGTGGACGTCGATGCCTTTGAGGTTGTTGGCCCGGGCGCCTCGAAGCACAAGCCAACCGTCGGGTCCAGGAATCGGGTGTTTGGGCCACGAAAGCCAGTCGGGACAAGAGCGGCCGAACCATGTGCCGGTCAGGGTATTCGGTCGGCGAACCAGGTCATGGAACGCCCCCTGCGCCACCACTCGGCCCCCACCACTGCCCGCATCGGGTCCCAGCTCCACCACATGATCCGCGGCGCGCATCGTGTCCTCATCATGTTCCACCACGAGAACGGTGTTTCCCCTGTCGGTTAAGGCTCGAAGATTTGTCAATAGCTTATGGTGGTCTGCGGGATGCAACCCGATGGTGGGCTCATCGAGAATATAGCACACGCCGCGTAGGTTGGATCCCAGTTGGGCCGCCAAACGAATGCGCTGCGCTTCTCCTCCGGAAAGGGTCTCACCGGATCGGTTCAATGTCAGATAATCCAGCCCCACGTTTGTGAGAAAGCCTACCCTTTCAATCATTTCTCGTGTCACTGGATCCGCCACAGCCCGCTCGGTACCGTGAAAGGACATATGGGTCCAGGTGTCTTGAAACGCCCACAGAGGCATTTCGGCGAGTTCGGTAATGGAAAAGCCTTTGAGGCGCACCGCTCGTGCTTGCGCATTGAGGCGGGTGCCGTGGCATTCCGGGCATGGTCGATCGCGGTCGAGACCGGTTCCATCGCATCGCAGACACATGCCGTGGCGGCTGTTAAAGGAAAAGAGACGGGGATCCAAAGGAGCATAGCTCTTTTCGCATCGAGGGCACATTAAGTGCTGGCTGAAGAAGAGATCCTCAGCTCTCGAAACGACCACCGTGCCTCCCCCCAGTTTGAGTGCTTCGTGAATCTGCCTGTGCCACGAACGTTCGTGCAGACCCTCCACGGCCTCCGTATCCAGCACCACAACCTCGATGTCGTGCTCTCGATGTCGAGCCAAAGATGGAAGAGGCACCAGGGAATGCAGCACGCCGTCAATTCGAACACGATCAAAGCCCATGGCGGTTAGGCGAAGAAACAGATCCTTGTAAATACCCTTTCGGCCTCGAACCAAAGGAGCCAAAAGACGCCCGCCATGTTCCCGCAGAACGCTTTCCACCCGATGCACGATGGTTTCCGGATTCATGGCCTGTAGCGGCATGCCACACTGAGGACAGTGCTGATGCCCCAAACGCGCAAAGGCCAGTCGAAGGAAGTGGTAAATTTCCGTGATGGTTCCCACGGTGGATTTTCGACCCAACTGGGACGTTCTCTGCTCGATGGCCACTGTGGGAGGAAGCCCGAGGATTTGATCCACATCGGGTCTTTCCAGAATTTTGAAATACTGGCGGACGAAGGTGGACAAACATTCCAAGTACCGCCTTTGCCCCTCCGCAAAGAGAATGTCAAAAGCCAAGGAGGATTTTCCGGAACCGCTGAGCCCGGTAATGACGGTCATGGCATGCAGAGGCAGTTGGAGTTCATGGACTTTGAGGTTGTGCTCCCGCGCTTCTCGAATCGTAATGTGTGTCGGTTTATCCACGAGCTGCAGCGCGGGTCCTGACCGTTCTTCATTACAAGTTGCCCGGCGTGTGGACACATTTTCGCCCACAAGCCCTCGGTTTCGCAGATACTGTCCGGTATGACTGCCCTCGTGCGCCGCCACCGTCTCTGGGGTCCCGCACACCACTAGGTGGCCTCCCTCGTCCCCACCTTCGGGACCCAAGTCGATAATCCAGTCGCAGGCGCTCAACAGCTCCAGGTTGTGCTCTACCACCAGCACCGTGTGCCCTTCATCGACCAACCGGTCCAATATGGCGATGAGTTTTTGCAGATCATGGGGATGAAGCCCCACCGTGGGCTCATCCAGGATAAAAAAAATGCCCTTGTTTTCCACCTTGGGCCTTTGAGGCCCCAGGTAACGAAGCAGTTTCACGCGTTGCGCTTCGCCTCCTGACAGCATGCTCAGGGGTTGACCAAGCCGAAGGTAGTCCAAACCCATGGCCATCACCGGCTCTAGAGCCTTTCGAACGGGCTCCACATCCCCAAAGACTTCAAGAAGTTCCCGAGCGGTTTTTTCCAGAATATCGGCAATGGATAAGCCCCTCACGCGTACATGCAACACCTCGCGGCGAAAACGGCGCCCGTCACAGACCGGACATCGCACATAGACATCGGCAAGAAATTGCATCTCAATCTTGAGAAACCCTTCTCCCTTGCAGTGCTCGCAGCGCCCTTCAGGCACATTGAAAGAGAAATACCCTTCGCCAAATCCTCGAAGACGTGCCTCAGGCTCCGCCGCAAAAAGCTTTCTTAGGGGATCTAGTGCCTTGGTGTAGGTGAGCAGATTGGCTCGAGGAGACCGCCCCACCGGCCTTTGATCCACAAGAACCATGTCGGCAATGGCGTCGATCCCTTCTATAGCGTCCATGCGGCCCGGAGATTCACTGGGCAGACCTCGAAGGCGCCGCCATCCGTTGTAGAGTGTGGTTTCAACGAGTGTGCTCTTGCCAGATCCGGAAACTCCACTGACGCCGATCAAACATCCCAATGGAAAGGAGACGGTGAGGTTCTTCAGGTTGTTTTCCTGTGCTCCCCTGACCGTGATCGCTTGGGAAAACCTTCGCTCAGAACGTCGCTTTTTCCTGCGACGGACAACGTTTGGCGTCCGGTATAAATAGCGTCCGGTCAGGCTTTGGGGCACGTGCGCGAGGCCTTGGGGCGGGCCCATGTAGAGCACATGGCCGCCTTGATCCCCTCCAAAAGGCCCCATGTCGATCACCACGTCGGCCATGCGCAGCATGTCCGGATCGTGTTCCACAAAAATGACCGTGTTACCCAAAGAAACAAGTCGGCGCAAAGGGCCCATGAGCCGCTCTTGATCCCTGGCGTGCAGTCCCACGCTGGGTTCGTCGAGCACATACAGGACGTGGGTGAGGGCGGAGCCTAGCGCTCGCGTCAAATGGACCCGTTGCACTTCACCGCCGGAAAGGGTGCGAGACTGGCGGTCCAGGGTCAGGTAGTCCAGGCCCACATCGGCAAGGAACTGAAGTCGATTGCGTATTTCCTGGATGAGCAGGGCTTCCGCGGAATCTTTTCGGCACGTGTTTTCCAAAGCCTTAAAGAAGGACAAGGAGCGCTTCACGGGCCAAGCGCACAGTTCATCGATGGCCACTCCATGAAGCCGGTACAGGCGCGCCGCGTCTCGATATCGACGGCCACCGCATTGAGAGCACGGCACGTAGGCTCGGTATCGAGATAGAAATACCCGCACATGCATCTTGTAGGTTTTCGATTCCAGCCATTGAAAAAATCCTCGAACGCCATAAAAGTCCTTGTGACCTTCGATGATTTTGCGACGATCCGCCTCGGACAGATCCTGAAAAGGAACGTCCAGTGGAATGTTTTCTTTGCGACAAAAGTCCAGCAATTCTTCATATTCTATGCGGTCCGGCGTCCAGGGACGAATCGCCCCCTGCCTCAAGGAAAGCCGAGGATTCGGAATCACCAGATCCATATCCACATCGATGATGCGCCCAAAGCCTCGACATTGCGGACACGCCCCCAAAGGGCTGTTGAAAGAAAAAAGGTTCGGCGACGGCTCTTCCACGCTCACGCCGCACCGAGCACATTTTAGATCTTGGGAAAATCTCCACCTTTCACCTTCTACAACCACCACCACGGCTTCACCGTTGCCCATCGCAAAGGCCGTGCGAAGGGAATCCATCACGCGGGGCGGTTGCGCTTTGGACCACACCAGGCGGTCCACGACCACCAGGATTTCTTCTTCAGCCGCTCGGGTTGTCTCTTCCTGCGACAAAGTCTCAAGGTCCAGCACCTTTTTCGAGTCAAATATGCGCAGGAACCCTTGAGACAACAGGTCCTGAACCCACTTTTTCCCCGCCGGCCGATAGGGAAAGGCCACAAGGACGCGCGCATGAGGTGGCAAATGCTCTAAGCGTTGAAACACTGTTTCGGGATCCTCCCGATGAATCTCGGCGCCGCATTTGGGACAATGGGGTACAGCCCTCAAGGCATAGAGGTATTTCAAATGGTCAGTGATTTCGGTCATGGTGCCCACGGTGGAGCGGGAACTGCGCACGGTGACGGCCGATTCAATGGCAATGGACGGAGGAATGCCTTCGATGATATCCGCGTCCGGACGATCCATTCTTTCCAGAAATTGGCGTGCGTAAGGGGAAAAGGTTTCCACATAACGCCGCTGTCCTTCAGCATACAATGTGTGGAAGGCGAGGCTGGATTTTCCCGAGCCGCTCACGCCGCTCACGGCAATGAGATGATACAAAGGAATATCAAGGTGCACATCCTTGAGATTATGCTGCCGCACGCCGCGCAAGCGAATGGCTGCGGTTTCTTCAGCAAACGGCTTCGTCTTCATAGTTATTCTGTGGAGAAACTCACCGTCACGTGGAGGTGTCGTTTGATGGCCCAAACGCCTTTCTGAGGGTAATTCGCACGATTTCGCCATGAGTGTGAAATCGCACGGGAGTACCGGAAACGCCAACGCCCGCACTCGTATAACCGATCATGCCGTGATATTTCCAGAGCCCCTGGACCAGGGAGCGCGAGGACCGACTGTGGGTGAATAGAGGGCCAATGCGAGGAATCTGAATCTGGCCGGCATGAGTATGGCCGCACAGATACAAAGGGACGCCATAACGTGCGGCTTGATGAGCAATTTCCGGAGAATGCACCAAAAGAATAACGAAGGCCCCGGAAGGAACGTGGCTCAAGGCTTCCGGTAGATCGTCGGCACGAAAGTAATGAGGGTCATCCACGCCGACAATGCACAGACGACTCAGATCCCTCTGAAGACAGTGGGCTTCATTGACGAGAAAGCGAACCCCATCATCCTTCAGGGCAGTGACCATTTCTGGACAGTCGTGATTGCCGAGCACCGCCAGCACACCATCTCGAGCGCGAATGTGAGGCACAAGGCGCTTTAGGCGCCGAACCGCTTCGTCGCTAGGCCCGTAATTTTCCATGCGGTAATCACCGCCCAGAAGGCATAAGTCCACAGGCTCATTGGCCAACAGTCCCTGAAGCCGCTCCACCAGGCCGTCCAACCCGTCCAAATGCAGATCTGTTATGAGCAGCAGTTCGTATCCATCAAAGGCCTCTGGAAGATGTGAAAACGCTAAGGTCAGGTGCCGTGTCTGAATGTTCAAGGCATTGTTTCGGCCGGGCTCCAAAAGTCCCAGCCATCGAAACACCGTGTTCATGATCATGCGGTACATGACCACGTCTTCAAAATGAAACATGTGCGCCCAGGGTGCAGACCGAATCTGGCAACTGGTCAGTTCTCGAAAACGAATGCGCGTCTTCACAGGTCTGGGATAGCCTTCAAAAGGTTGCTGCAACAAAATCTTTTTGAAAAAATGAGAGCCTGCGTAGGCGCCCACGCTAAAAATGACAAGGAGGCTCAGGAGCACGGCCGGATGGGTGCCCACGTGGAAAGAAAGCACAAACAGGGGCAAGGCGCCTTCGAACATCTGGTCCAAGACGGGGACCGCACTGCCGCTGGGCAGATCGAATCGCCGTTTGATGAAGCTGGAAAGGAGATCCCCGGCCATGCTCAAAACGGCGACAGCAGCGCCCACGAGCCAGGGAAAGCCTAGGATTGGGGCGACTGCGCAACCGGTCACCACGGCACCCACAACCCCACGGATGGTCTTGTGAGGCCCCAAAAGAGGCTTGCCATCCCTAAAGAGGTGGCCGCGATCCAGAGGGGTGGACCATCGCTCGTCGAGAAGAAACGCCAACAAAGGAGGCGCAAAGTTGACGAGCCACAACAAGAGAAGAGCGCTCAGGAAATTCTGCATCGGCATGGATGGGTTCCTTGATAACGATGAAAATGGAAAAACATCGGTCCGGATATGATTCTGTGGAGTCCAGCATCGATCGCACGCCGCACGCCATCGTCTTTCGGTCTCAGCGCTGGAATCGTTACAGTTTTTTGGCCCTTTTGGCCTCCTTGGAAGCCCGACAGGGGACGGATCATACACCGATTCTCTGGCTCAATGCTAGGACAAAGGCCGAGGCCGTCAACGCCCTGCACAAATGGCTGCATACCTACGATCGGCTCCTCGTGCTGTATTCCTTCATGACGCCTCAATGGCCAGAAACAGTCCAGGAGGTGCGCGATCTTCAGCACCTTAGGAAGAGCGGTTGTCTGACTCTAGCCGCCGGAGGCCCTCATCCTTCCGCAAGCCCGCGCTCGGTGCTTCACGCCGGATTTGACGTGGTGTGTCGTGGGGATGGAGAGCCGATCTTTCCAGAACTCATACGGCAATGGGCCCAGAAGGCTTGCCTAAACTTTCTTCCCGGGCTCTACCTGGATACGCCCTTCGGAGTGGTGTTCACAGGACACCCTTTGAAAGCGTCCTTGGAAGATGTTCCGGCACTGCCTGTGGCTCATGGAATGTTCGGGCCCATTGAAATCAGCCGCGGATGCCCTTATGGCTGCCGGTACTGCCAGACCCCTCGTCTCAAAGGGCGCACCATTCGGCACAGAAGCCTGACGGCCATTTTTCATGCGGTGGAAGCCATGGTCGAAGCGGGCCGCATGGATCTTCGTTTCATCACACCCAATGCCTTGGCCTACGGTTCCCCCGATGGACGACATCCTAACGTGAAGGCACTGAAGGAACTCCTTTCGGGCTTGCGCCATCGCGTGTCCAGTGCAGGACGCATTTTTTTCGGTACCTTTCCCTCGGAAGTTCGCCCCGAATGGGTCCAGCCGCAGCTCATGGAATTGGTCGTGCGCTACGCTGACAACCGCCAAATTGTCATGGGAGCGCAAAGCGGAGATCCACACATGCTTCAGCGAATGCATCGAGGCCACAGTGTGGAGGATGTGCGAAAAGCCTGCGCTGTAGCCGGCAGCTTTGGGCTTCGGCCCGTGGTGGACTTCATTCTTGGATTGCCTGAAGAAACGGAGGAGCAGATGTCTCGTTCGGTCGACTTTATGGAGGAACTCGCCGAAAAGGGCGCAAGAATCCATGCGCACACCTTTATGCCTTTGCCCGGTTCTCCGTGGGCGGCACGAAAACCCGAACCCATCCCGGACACCATTCAATCCCGCATGGAAAGGCTCATCTCCCAAGGAAAACTTTTCGGCCAATGGAAAGCCCAGGCGCAATGGTCACGCCAACCGCATCGGTAAACCAGGCGCTTTCCCGTGGTCACGC is a window from the Desulfosoma caldarium genome containing:
- the minE gene encoding cell division topological specificity factor MinE; the encoded protein is MLKTIQNFFRQRSSADTAKQRLGVVLMHDRLDISPQLMEAIKNDIIDVLSRYMEIDRGTIKVDFEKGKDYTALISNVHIKRVYRNAAAM
- a CDS encoding GNAT family N-acetyltransferase, translating into MVWTRQWLTLYRQRVGHASKILSQVLQDGCRIFVGSAAAEPQHLVRAMLEVLPHYHDVEIFQALSMGALPEEWSELSKHARLRTFFLGPKSRKAANSGLADYIPLYFSQVPKLFREETALGRDVSLVQVSPPDDHGFCSLGIGVDIAKIAVEHSHVVIGQVNPRMPRTLGDSFVHVSRIHHFVEYEEPLLEMSYGEKSAMEERMARYVSSLIEDGATLQVGLGRITNAVLRLLADKNDLGVHSEMITDAHLELIHQGIITGRRKTLHRGKVITSFCVGSRQLYDFVHNNPQVEFHPIDYVNDSRVISQNERMTAINSALEIDLTGQVCADSIGQRIYSGIGGYVDFMLGASSAPHGKTIIVLPSTSPDGKKSRIVSRLTDGAGVVISRSVVQYVVTEFGIASLHGKTIRERALALINIAHPKFRERLLEEAKQLRYVYQDQILPPVFEPLYPGQWETHQIFPENEKVFFRPIKPTDERALQEFFYSLPDQDIYYRFLSAMRVFPHRDTQAMCNIDYEQEMAIVGVIGEIGAETIIALGRYILDQKTNMAEVDFAVRAEWQRKGIGTFLLHYLSEIAKAKGIKGFTAYVLASNRKMLSVFHKVGYVVHSSLEDGIYEISFRFDEPSQVCLTESQESPSEESRDP
- a CDS encoding 5' nucleotidase, NT5C type, with the protein product MSGLHVASGLSTLPPPKLSTPWKGPVDPRHLAFDIDGVVADTMKVFVDLARERFGLSHLTKEHLTCYDLRRCVPAPPHVIDELICLTLDDEHTAKIPAMEGAAEVLEHLAQWGPLRFVTARVWPESIERWLHALLPRIDCRAITVIATGNPERKHAILHELKVHYFVEDRLETCHLLAQNGIQPILFDQPWNRTPAPFPRVFTWKDLSLLLNLKPHEP
- the minD gene encoding septum site-determining protein MinD, coding for MAAQTLVVTSGKGGVGKTTTVANLGTALAKKGYKVVLIDADIGLRNLDVVMGLENRIVYNLVDIVEGKCRIEQAMIRDRKLKTLHIIPAAQTRDKDAVSPEQMKALCEQLAAENDYVIIDSPAGIERGFKNAMAGAQKALVVTTPEVSAIRDADRVIGLLEAHLLKDIHLIINRLNVKMVKKGDMMSTADIVSLLSIPLIGVVPESSEVVVSTNRGVPLVHERGSRVGQAFEKIAARLNGENIPLDDEEENGFLSRFKRIFGG
- a CDS encoding MoaD/ThiS family protein, with translation MPLLVLLAATLRRAVPDYDPMTGLTMTVPAGTTVKELAEMLHLPLEDVKLIMVNGVASSWNTALQGNERVAFFPPVGGG
- a CDS encoding ATP-grasp domain-containing protein; this translates as MCEKATGMVLSYHPVIPGDVNRLCAGREPDENDRRWMQRAAAIILPQGCSESLYRMAVRYCRHVFPDYRMRFLYPGKIGDIRLFRILGFPHPKSHLFHSVKFCPPSFWNDLRYPVVLKSAHGGEGSLVFKVESAEEAMEPLKIFEGMERSGFGGFVVQEFVKNDGRDLRVVVIGRTVKSYWRVQRDPTNFLHNTSHGAVIDRESDPDLQAEGRAWVRALCQRTGINLAGMDLLFRDRSLHQQKNPLFLEINYYFGRKGLGGSERFYTLLEKEARAWLKSLGLSDLQPPPTGGKKATRSFP
- the minC gene encoding septum site-determining protein MinC, which encodes MLNRIPRQPSFQIKADRDGFVLLVPAHVSLEHLLAELRKKVIESRGFFQKARMILDLRERDFHVDEVQVIRTLLEDVGGIQLHEIRLGKNLQSFLMWASGLLGIPIKIMEGHGGNAERFREKGVKVREETDAGDAPLVVRQTCRSGTRIESPAELIILGDVNPGAEILAARDIIVFGTLRGIAHAGIYGDRSAKIWGLHIEPQQLRIADVVAVPPRERTMKPKRYEVAEIQGDRIQVTRF